The Oncorhynchus keta strain PuntledgeMale-10-30-2019 chromosome 17, Oket_V2, whole genome shotgun sequence genome has a window encoding:
- the LOC118371659 gene encoding Kruppel-like factor 18 isoform X48, whose translation MDLYCVWLIIFGLTLTSTLRILEWPPLNCTQLDLQCSVQINNCSDDGWIKPRHQAPNGPLWHSGSQQHVFVRRGESGDLLPVMSLSWSLQINGGVINGTSGTEVHVTEEDSNQSICVRYIFHNKIQNMMINWKPWTFSLDRVVVDPENNYSVSIYNLPKPDLGNYRLDKIFTIPGCKDPSIKAAKVCLENGSLWDPQLSWTVSVDGGERLIITVGFNTAEFSDEYQISIQNTQHSRHVMRVGICGQQHSQHVMRVGICGQQHSQHVMRVGICGQQHSQHVMRVGICGQQHSQHVMRVGICGQQHSQHVTRVGICGQQHSQHVTRVGICGQQHSQHVTRVGICGQQHSQHVTRVGICGQQHSQHVTRVGICGQQHSQHVTRVGICGQQHSQHVTRVGICGQQHSQHVTRVGICGQQHSQHVTRVGICGQQHSQHVTRVGICGQQHSQHVTRVGICGQQHSQHVTRVGICGQQHSQHVTRVGICGQQHSQHVTRVGICGQQHSQHVTRVGICGQQHSQHVTRVGICGQQHSMMKHR comes from the exons GATCTCCAATGCAGCGTTCAAATTA ATAACTGTTCAGACGACGGCTGGATTAAACCCAGACACCAGGCGCCTAACGGTCCTCTGTGGCACTCAGGTTCACAGCAGCATGTGTttgtgaggagaggggagagtggtgaTCTGCTACCCGTGATGTCTCTGAGCTGGAGCCTTCAGATCAATG GAGGTGTAATCAATGGGACCAGTGGGACCGAGGTGCACGTCACTGAAGAGGACAGCAATCAAAGCATATGTGTCCGATACATCTTCcataacaaaatacaaaacatgaTGATTAACTGGAAGCCG TGGACATTTTCCTTGGACAGAGTTGTGGTGGACCCCGAAAACAATTATTCTGTTTCGATCTACAATTTACCAAAACCAGACCTGGGGAATTACAGACTTGACAAAATCTTTACAATCCCAG GATGCAAGGATCCAAGCATAAAAGCAGCCAAGGTGTGTTTGGAAAACG GCAGTCTTTGGGATCCCCAGTTGTCCTGGACTGTGTcagtggatggaggagagagactgatcaTCACAGTGGGTTTTAATACAGCTGAGTTCTCTGACGAATACCAGATATCCATCCAGAACACTCAACACTCACggcatgtcatgagggtaggtaTCTGTGGTCAACAACACTCACagcatgtcatgagggtaggtaTCTGTGGTCAACAACACTCACagcatgtcatgagggtaggtaTCTGTGGTCAACAACACTCACagcatgtcatgagggtaggtaTCTGTGGTCAACAACACTCACagcatgtcatgagggtag GTATCTGTGGTCAACAACACTCACAGCATGTCACGAGGGTAGGTATCTGTGGTCAACAACACTCACAACATGTCACGAGGGTAGGTATCTGTGGTCAACAACACTCACAGCATGTCACGAGGGTAGGTATCTGTGGTCAACAACACTCACAGCATGTCACGAGGGTAGGTATCTGTGGTCAACAACACTCACAGCATGTCACGAGGGTAGGTATCTGTGGTCAACAACACTCACAACATGTCACGAGGGTAG GTATCTGTGGTCAACAACACTCACAGCATGTCACGAGGGTAGGTATCTGTGGTCAACAACACTCACAACATGTCACGAGGGTAGGTATCTGTGGTCAACAACACTCACAACATGTCACGAGGGTAGGTATCTGTGGTCAACAACACTCACAACATGTCACGAGGGTAG GTATCTGTGGTCAACAACACTCACAGCATGTCACGAGGGTAGGTATCTGTGGTCAACAACACTCACAGCATGTCACGAGGGTAGGTATCTGTGGTCAACAACACTCACAGCATGTCACGAGGGTAGGTATCTGTGGTCAACAACACTCACAGCATGTCACGAGGGTAGGTATCTGTGGTCAACAACACTCACAACATGTCACGAGGGTAGGTATCTGTGGTCAACAACACTCACAGCATGTCACGAGGGTAGGTATCTGTGGTCAACAACACTCAATGATGAAACATCGGTAA
- the LOC118371659 gene encoding Kruppel-like factor 18 isoform X39, translating to MDLYCVWLIIFGLTLTSTLRILEWPPLNCTQLDLQCSVQINNCSDDGWIKPRHQAPNGPLWHSGSQQHVFVRRGESGDLLPVMSLSWSLQINGGVINGTSGTEVHVTEEDSNQSICVRYIFHNKIQNMMINWKPWTFSLDRVVVDPENNYSVSIYNLPKPDLGNYRLDKIFTIPGCKDPSIKAAKVCLENGSLWDPQLSWTVSVDGGERLIITVGFNTAEFSDEYQISIQNTQHSRHVMRVGICGQQHSQHVMRVGICGQQHSQHVMRVGICGQQHSQHVMRVGICGQQHSQHVMRVGICGQQHSQHVTRVGICGQQHSQHVTRVGICGQQHSQHVTRVGICGQQHSQHVTRVGICGQQHSQHVTRVGICGQQHSQHVTRVGICGQQHSQHVTRVGICGQQHSQHVTRVGICGQQHSQHVTRVGICGQQHSQHVTRVGICGQQHSQHVTRVGICGQQHSQHVTRVGICGQQHSQHVTRVGICGQQHSQHVTRVGICGQQHSQHVTRVGICGQQHSQHVTRVGICGQQHSQHVTRVGICGQQHSQHVTRVGICGQQHSQHVTRVGICGQQHSMMKHR from the exons GATCTCCAATGCAGCGTTCAAATTA ATAACTGTTCAGACGACGGCTGGATTAAACCCAGACACCAGGCGCCTAACGGTCCTCTGTGGCACTCAGGTTCACAGCAGCATGTGTttgtgaggagaggggagagtggtgaTCTGCTACCCGTGATGTCTCTGAGCTGGAGCCTTCAGATCAATG GAGGTGTAATCAATGGGACCAGTGGGACCGAGGTGCACGTCACTGAAGAGGACAGCAATCAAAGCATATGTGTCCGATACATCTTCcataacaaaatacaaaacatgaTGATTAACTGGAAGCCG TGGACATTTTCCTTGGACAGAGTTGTGGTGGACCCCGAAAACAATTATTCTGTTTCGATCTACAATTTACCAAAACCAGACCTGGGGAATTACAGACTTGACAAAATCTTTACAATCCCAG GATGCAAGGATCCAAGCATAAAAGCAGCCAAGGTGTGTTTGGAAAACG GCAGTCTTTGGGATCCCCAGTTGTCCTGGACTGTGTcagtggatggaggagagagactgatcaTCACAGTGGGTTTTAATACAGCTGAGTTCTCTGACGAATACCAGATATCCATCCAGAACACTCAACACTCACggcatgtcatgagggtaggtaTCTGTGGTCAACAACACTCACagcatgtcatgagggtaggtaTCTGTGGTCAACAACACTCACagcatgtcatgagggtaggtaTCTGTGGTCAACAACACTCACagcatgtcatgagggtaggtaTCTGTGGTCAACAACACTCACagcatgtcatgagggtag GTATCTGTGGTCAACAACACTCACAGCATGTCACGAGGGTAGGTATCTGTGGTCAACAACACTCACAACATGTCACGAGGGTAGGTATCTGTGGTCAACAACACTCACAGCATGTCACGAGGGTAGGTATCTGTGGTCAACAACACTCACAGCATGTCACGAGGGTAGGTATCTGTGGTCAACAACACTCACAGCATGTCACGAGGGTAGGTATCTGTGGTCAACAACACTCACAACATGTCACGAGGGTAGGTATCTGTGGTCAACAACACTCACAGCATGTCACGAGGGTAGGTATCTGTGGTCAACAACACTCACAGCATGTCACGAGGGTAGGTATCTGTGGTCAACAACACTCACAACATGTCACGAGGGTAGGTATCTGTGGTCAACAACACTCACAACATGTCACGAGGGTAGGTATCTGTGGTCAACAACACTCACAACATGTCACGAGGGTAGGTATCTGTGGTCAACAACACTCACAGCATGTCACGAGGGTAG GTATCTGTGGTCAACAACACTCACAACATGTCACGAGGGTAG GTATCTGTGGTCAACAACACTCACAGCATGTCACGAGGGTAGGTATCTGTGGTCAACAACACTCACAGCATGTCACGAGGGTAGGTATCTGTGGTCAACAACACTCACAGCATGTCACGAGGGTAGGTATCTGTGGTCAACAACACTCACAGCATGTCACGAGGGTAGGTATCTGTGGTCAACAACACTCACAACATGTCACGAGGGTAGGTATCTGTGGTCAACAACACTCACAGCATGTCACGAGGGTAGGTATCTGTGGTCAACAACACTCAATGATGAAACATCGGTAA
- the LOC118371659 gene encoding Kruppel-like factor 18 isoform X4, whose amino-acid sequence MDLYCVWLIIFGLTLTSTLRILEWPPLNCTQLDLQCSVQINNCSDDGWIKPRHQAPNGPLWHSGSQQHVFVRRGESGDLLPVMSLSWSLQINGGVINGTSGTEVHVTEEDSNQSICVRYIFHNKIQNMMINWKPWTFSLDRVVVDPENNYSVSIYNLPKPDLGNYRLDKIFTIPGCKDPSIKAAKVCLENGSLWDPQLSWTVSVDGGERLIITVGFNTAEFSDEYQISIQNTQHSRHVMRVGICGQQHSQHVMRVGICGQQHSQHVMRVGICGQQHSQHVMRVGICGQQHSQHVMRVGICGQQHSQHVTRVGICGQQHSQHVTRVGICGQQHSQHVTRVGICGQQHSQHVTRVGICGQQHSQHVTRVGICGQQHSQHVTRVGICGQQHSQHVTRVGICGQQHSQHVTRVGICGQQHSQHVTRVGICGQQHSQHVTRVGICGQQHSQHVTRVGICGQQHSQHVTRVGICGQQHSQHVTRVGICGQQHSQHVTRVGICGQQHSQHVTRVGICGQQHSQHVTRVGICGQQHSQHVTRVGICGQQHSQHVTRVGICGQQHSQHVTRVGICGQQHSQHVTRVGICGQQHSQHVTRVGICGQQHSQHVTRVGICGQQHSQHVTRVGICGQQHSMMKHR is encoded by the exons GATCTCCAATGCAGCGTTCAAATTA ATAACTGTTCAGACGACGGCTGGATTAAACCCAGACACCAGGCGCCTAACGGTCCTCTGTGGCACTCAGGTTCACAGCAGCATGTGTttgtgaggagaggggagagtggtgaTCTGCTACCCGTGATGTCTCTGAGCTGGAGCCTTCAGATCAATG GAGGTGTAATCAATGGGACCAGTGGGACCGAGGTGCACGTCACTGAAGAGGACAGCAATCAAAGCATATGTGTCCGATACATCTTCcataacaaaatacaaaacatgaTGATTAACTGGAAGCCG TGGACATTTTCCTTGGACAGAGTTGTGGTGGACCCCGAAAACAATTATTCTGTTTCGATCTACAATTTACCAAAACCAGACCTGGGGAATTACAGACTTGACAAAATCTTTACAATCCCAG GATGCAAGGATCCAAGCATAAAAGCAGCCAAGGTGTGTTTGGAAAACG GCAGTCTTTGGGATCCCCAGTTGTCCTGGACTGTGTcagtggatggaggagagagactgatcaTCACAGTGGGTTTTAATACAGCTGAGTTCTCTGACGAATACCAGATATCCATCCAGAACACTCAACACTCACggcatgtcatgagggtaggtaTCTGTGGTCAACAACACTCACagcatgtcatgagggtaggtaTCTGTGGTCAACAACACTCACagcatgtcatgagggtaggtaTCTGTGGTCAACAACACTCACagcatgtcatgagggtaggtaTCTGTGGTCAACAACACTCACagcatgtcatgagggtag GTATCTGTGGTCAACAACACTCACAGCATGTCACGAGGGTAGGTATCTGTGGTCAACAACACTCACAACATGTCACGAGGGTAGGTATCTGTGGTCAACAACACTCACAGCATGTCACGAGGGTAGGTATCTGTGGTCAACAACACTCACAGCATGTCACGAGGGTAGGTATCTGTGGTCAACAACACTCACAGCATGTCACGAGGGTAGGTATCTGTGGTCAACAACACTCACAACATGTCACGAGGGTAGGTATCTGTGGTCAACAACACTCACAGCATGTCACGAGGGTAG GTATCTGTGGTCAACAACACTCACAACATGTCACGAGGGTAGGTATCTGTGGTCAACAACACTCACAGCATGTCACGAGGGTAGGTATCTGTGGTCAACAACACTCACAGCATGTCACGAGGGTAGGTATCTGTGGTCAACAACACTCACAGCATGTCACGAGGGTAGGTATCTGTGGTCAACAACACTCACAGCATGTCACGAGGGTAGGTATCTGTGGTCAACAACACTCACAGCATGTCACGAGGGTAGGTATCTGTGGTCAACAACACTCACAGCATGTCACGAGGGTAGGTATCTGTGGTCAACAACACTCACAACATGTCACGAGGGTAGGTATCTGTGGTCAACAACACTCACAACATGTCACGAGGGTAGGTATCTGTGGTCAACAACACTCACAACATGTCACGAGGGTAG GTATCTGTGGTCAACAACACTCACAGCATGTCACGAGGGTAGGTATCTGTGGTCAACAACACTCACAGCATGTCACGAGGGTAGGTATCTGTGGTCAACAACACTCACAGCATGTCACGAGGGTAGGTATCTGTGGTCAACAACACTCACAGCATGTCACGAGGGTAGGTATCTGTGGTCAACAACACTCACAACATGTCACGAGGGTAGGTATCTGTGGTCAACAACACTCACAGCATGTCACGAGGGTAGGTATCTGTGGTCAACAACACTCAATGATGAAACATCGGTAA